The region TCATTTGCTgcacaaaatttattcaaattatttacgaTGAATATTAGACGATAGTCATCGACATTGAAACGAATACTACGCAACGCACCTTGTACTTTACACACACGCCGTATATGTATcgtatttatgtatacgtgtTGTATACCCTACGGTTAAAGCTGTACAGATCAAGAGTAAAAATTGTCGTTTGACGAGCGCCTATTATTTACCtatgaatgtataattataccgcAGGTGGTGTTAAtttggcgttttttttttttttgttttttgttgtttttttaattttttttttttcaattactgttttactttttctctccACAATTTCTAATAGATACCTAATCCCGAGGATATACCTTATATCGAACAAGGATCAATATATTAGAttgaaggtgaaaaatacgAGGAAGAGATATGTCCGCCTAAATAGGAATCGAGTTAGAGTCAAGTCGCTCAAGTCCGGTCGAATCATAAATCAACGATGCGACAGTGATCCGAGCATAAGGCACGAcctgttatattatattaatgaatCAAttgttcgtattttttttcttctccctcttttcattttctaattatttttcataaggTTTCATCGATCCTTTCTATATTCTATTGATTCTGCGACAAATGTAATTTTAGATCTAGCATAGATCCTGGAACATATTACTattagtgttttttttttttttttttgttttttgttgtcttattttattttattttctttatcgtattttatgtatgtgtataattttttttgtctttttttcttttttctctccccttCTTTCTCTACTATTTCGTTCTATTGTAgcgtatgaaaataaaatggctTTGTAAGAAATATTATTGTGGCGGTCGCAATTTGGGCAAGCGAATTTTATCAATCTCACAAGGATCGATCAGGTGCTGCATCATACGAATGATAAACGCTAAGATAATGTTTTAATTATCCTGTACTGTACGGCTCTGGCAGAGTTAactttttgtgattttttgttttcagcaaaccatagaatttcaaaatcgatttcctcttttcgtcaatattgtaaatttttgtcaagtaattccattattttttcataatataatCTCATTGAGATATATTTTAACCACTTCGACTCaagattatcaaattttttgtatactATAGTGCGTACTTCTGTTTTTGGCACGTgtcattttaatttaatttttacaattctcCAGTATACCGTCACGTTTCTGCTAttctcgaattatttttatttgtttcctatttgttatttttcgtttgcaaaaatattgcaaacttTCGCTAAACTGGCCAACGTCTTTGGCAATAAAAGGTGCTGCGGTGCAAACATGAGTCGTCAGCGTTTGAAAATTACCGTATAATTGATAGGTGATTATGGGCGAGAgagtaaaaagagaaaaaaaaaaacaacaaatattataaCTATTTTGCTTTGTGTACTTAAAAAACAACAGCAATTTTCGACTATCTAAGAAAATACCGGACGAATCTAACGTCTCTAACGAAAAGCCCCTAGGCTCAAAAGCCcgcgataataattatacgttcAATTGAATATTAATGACGATAATagtaatgacaataataatgataatgataatagtaatattaGCATAGCGACGATTGTAGtcataatgataataatcagtGTAGTAATgggattaataataatagcacGCTACTTCGTATAAAACACAATTCGTTAAACTAGAATCAATCAATCTTTCACATTCAAACATACCAAACACATTCATAGAATATATAATCACGCGCCCTGATACAAATTTTCCGCGGTAGCAAAATTGATCTACAGAATATAATCGGGGCGCCCGTtgctaattattataattacacagAAGGCATCAGGCGAGAATGATTATAGATACCTATGTTATTACTTCGGACGCATATTTTGTGCCAGATTAGTCATTAACATTATGCGATGGCAGTGTTGTCTACGAACCGGTAGCACTCCATCTCataaatttcgacattttcatttactctctttctttctttcgtccTTTTTTGTCTCTTATCTATTGACGTCTAATTGACAGAAGTTACCGACACGTATAAAACACGAATGAACTAGTCGATTACTCTATAAAAGCTTATCGAATTCACGAAttacgtacatgcatacaaCTACGAACGAATCATAACAAACGCCCACGTCTTTGTAGCACTCGCATGCGGCATATCGGAGAGTGCGTACATAAATATTACACTCGTCGAAAATACGGGAcgtgccaaaattttcacaattattctcAATCCGTATTTACAAGTCTCAATTTaagtctgattttttttcgtcgaagAATTAAGATAATACACGCTTATCGCGACGTTAAAAGTTACATTCTCGTCAATgtttgaaagagaaagaacGCAAAAACAGAAAGGAGTAtcggaaataaattcaaacttCTAACCATGGCGTCTACCTCGAAAAACAtgccgagaaaaaaaatggaggaaAAACAAAGTAGAACCCTGGATCAAATTCCCTAAAAACAACGAAAGAACCTGACTAACCACGTTCGTCACTAACTCGAAACTAACGCCCCGTTTTGTTTATTCATACCGAGTCACGACCTTGcgtaaatgtataaataaatctaaaaacattggataatattaaaaaaaacccTGGTACAAGTTCATGACCTATAAATACGAATAACGTCCCTGATGATCGCCCTGCACAAAGGGCAATGCCCGCCGCCCTTTCCCCGCCACTGTTGAATGGCGCACGGATAGCACATGCACATGTGTCCGCAAATGTAAAGAACACTATCGATGTTCCGTTCGTAGCATATCGAGCACTCGCTGGGTTGTCCGGGGGTCGGCTGGAGGCCTTCGCTCCATTGCTGGAGGTGGGAGGATGCCTGGGACGTCAGGGTGCCGTCGAGGGTCTGGTAGGACACGGGGTCTACGTAGGTCGAAGATCCCGTGCTGATCATGGTCCCCGTCAGGGGTGGCGACTGCCGCGAGGAACCGGGATGAGAAACGGCGACGGCGGCCGGAGGCGGGGGCGGCGGATGGTGAATCGGGGGTGGATTCCGGTGCGAGGAGGCGGCCGATGCGTACACCGGCTGCTGCGGAGTCGGGGGTGAGGGCGCGGGGTAGCCGCCCTGGGGCGGCAGATTCACCACGAGAACTGTGCCGCCCCCAACGGCGGGTTTGAACTGCACCATCTCGGAAAATCGGGAAAGCTCGGTGGCCGCGTTGCTGTGGTTGGAGTGCTGGGTTCCAGCCGGTGCGGCGGCTTGGCGTTGCTGCCTCGGGGGCGAGGTTGGCCGGCTTGCGAGCATCCTAACGCGCTGAGTGCTCCCGTAGACGTCGACGAACGCCCAGAGCTGCAAGCTCTGGTCGACGTGCATCACGACGCTTGGCGCGCCGCCGTTTTTGCTCATCTGAACCTCGCCGTAATGGGTGACGGTGAAGGCGATCTCGTCGCCGGGTTGCGGGCAGGACGCCACATCCTTGGAGACCACCCAGTACTCGGGACGATCGAGGAGGAGGTCGCTGTCGTCCGGGAGATCCTCGGCCGTTAGTTTCGACGGGTCGCAGGAAGTCAGGCCCAGCGCTAACGCGCCGACGTACATCGGTTCCGTCGCCAGGATCTGGACGACCAGTCGTTCGCCCAGGAGGAGCGGTCGACCCGTAAAAGCGTAGCCGTGGCAGAATTCCGTGTCGCTGCGGGTCGCCACGCACTGCTGATTGCTGAAGCATATGTTGCGACCGCGAGTTctggaattttaaaaacggAGGAAAATGTTAGCCTGCTGGCAATTATGCACGGTATGTCACAACGCGGCGTTGATTATTACGGAAGTTGGGCGGGGGGAATCGGAAACCGCGCTCGGATTCGTTTCTCTCCTTAAAAGCTCACGCGATACGAACGCGGCTGATTTGCGGAGGGACGCAATCGATTCGAAATTCTCAACGGCGAACGGACGGACGGCCCACGAGGGATCAAGGTTCAAAGACGGGCTTAGTCACTCTAATGCATATTGAGCAGCGTCTATCACCGTAGGCAGACCCTGGTTTTCAACTTAAATGGCGCGAATTAGCATCGGACACGAAACGATCTATCCCTGAGATTAGCATCTGTCTAATCGAGTTCTACGACGTCGCTCGAATGATGCGAGTATCGTTGAGCTTTACCATGAACCGAATTCAATGGTTAAACGAAAATTTCGAGAGATTAAGCTCAGGCTCAAACGATGCAGGAGTTGGCGAATTGAACAAATGGTTGTGGATACGCGAGTTTACGTCATAGATTACAAAACAGAAACAACTGTGTCTTGTGATTGAAGTTTAGAGTCGAAATTCGGTAGTAAAGCATCGATTTAATACCAGCGGAAATCTTTCGTCGGGCACAGTTTTATTTCCCCCCATGAGTTTAGACCGAAACTCGTTACTCTGAGAGCTCTGAAACTTTACGACCCTCTCAGCCTGATTCGagaatatattatgtatgctTAAAGTGAGTGGAATCCGGAAAGGCAACGTTTGGAAAGAgcttgaattttaaataaatagagCGAAACGTAGCCCGATTACGTTCCTGACGAGGTCAAGCGAGGTCAATGGAcatgtaaaattgaattgttttCTTTATACAAGCGGTGTGACGGGCTTCGCCCAATCAAGGATCTGtaaatgaaggaaaaatgtGTTCTCCGATTCGTCGAACGGACTGCAACGAAGTGGATTATATACTCACGAGTGGAAGGGTAGGGATTTGAAGACGACACCGGAAGGCTGAAACCTCAGCCCAGGTAGGTCAACATCCGGTTCGTGGTGAATGGACATGCTCTGCATCGTAGGAACGATAATTCTCTCGACATCGCGACCAGCGTTGCTGGCATCGTCCATCGCGGAGTGTCTCGAGTGCTGGGCATTATCCTCGTTGCTGTGATCGGCCCCGCGTTTGACATTGTTGAAGTGTTGCCTGTTCGGGTCGACGAATTCGATGGCGGTGCTGTTCCCGTAGACATCTATGATGGCCCAGAGAGGACCCCGGGTTTCGACGCTGCTGAAGAAGACGCCCTTCTCCTCGCCGTTCACCCCGAAGTGGACGTCGCCGGCCGACGTAACGTAGTAAAAAAGCACCGTGTCCCGTTCGGCGAAACGTTCGGCCAGAGCTTTCGCCCAGTACCCGGGTTTGTTCGTCAGATCGGGGCAAGCGTACTTCGGAAGTCCGCTTCGCAGGTTGACCGGATCGTTTGCGGTGAAACCGAACCTGATGACGCCGCTCCAATTGTCGGATATCTCGAGGAACTTGACGCAGACCTGGAACGGAAAGATGGGTAAAATTATATGAAACTACGGAACGCCTTTCCACTTTCAAGACGTTCTATGTCTGAAGCAATCCAGTCGACAACGATGACCAAACAAATTGAGTCAATATTAGTAATTACGCGGTGACCGAAAAAACCGGGATTTTGTGAACTTGACAAAGAGCATTCAGCTAGTGGACATTTGGTATTAAGCTAGATAAGAGAGGTGTTGCGACGTTCTATTCAAAGAAATGTTTACGCCAGGTTTCAGGGTCTCCTTGTAAAGCGATAACAAAGTTGATTTTACGTTGACGGAATTCCGGTATGTTTCGGAGGCGATAACGACCGATAACTACGCTAACGACCGCACTTGCAATATACCTTTTCGTAAAGTAACTgaaaagtaggaaaaaaaaaaacacgatgaaatacatgattgaaaattttgccaCTCGTTAAACGCCGCGAGCGGTTGCTTACGAAAATATCACCACGTCACACTTATCGCTCTTCGTAGCTATCGAGTACGGCGTTTTCACCCACGCGACCGGCGTGGGTCGAGCATTTCGTCCTGACGGCCTAGAGCCACCAAGAAACTGGCCTTTACTCAACATATTATTAAACCATAAGAGCGTCAACGCGTGGGTCTCTCGTGCCCGAGTGTAAATAGCAGCAAATAGTCGACGCGTTTGGCCACAAACGATTCTGAAAGAACCTGTGCGCGATGCCCTCTCTCTTTGAGCCTAACTCTTTCCGGTGTTCGGCTGTCTTATTTCATCGTCGGATGACTGGTCTTTTTATTGACGAAAAACGCGGGCGCGACGGTTAACGTCCATGGTACGTGGGATTTGCCGATTGAGTATCTATCGGCGCCAGACCGCAGGCCTTGATTTTACCTTTTCCCCGATCCGTACGGGCCTCGCGCTGAATGTGACACCCTTGCAGAAACTCTCGTGTCTCCTGGCGATCGTTCCACCGTTGCAGAGTCTGATATTATCCCCGTGAACTCGGTGGAAGGTCAGGGGTGGAAGGTTGTTGGTACCGCCACTGGACGACCTGGGAGCTGCAACAGAAATGGAGAAGAACCGTTTATGCCAAATGAAGCGTGAAAGCACTTAGGAAAGATTGTTCCAATTGACCGGGAAGTCGATCCACCTTTGGCGGTACGCCTGACATTCCCTCTTCGGTACTTCATTGCGGCGATGTGTCACTGATTCGAAACAATTACATACAATCGtaaacaacaacagcaacaaggTAACGGTCCCGTAGGAATGATCGTGGCCTGTCAAGAGCCCGCGGGAGGAAAGTGAAAGGTTGTAGCTGCTCGGAGCGCCGAGTGACTACTGAAGCCGATCTTGAGACCGGTGTGCCGGTCGATGGTCAAGTGCCTTCCTGTCGGGTAACCGGTGCCTGATACCCACCACTAGGCAGGAAGCCACACGCCTGAGACCGGATGTGTCCGATGCGGCATCGCTCCATATATAAGGACAGCGGCCCGAGGCAACAGGCCTTTGTTTTCCACGGATGTACCTCCGTTGCAGTTCGCGGTTCTTCACCCAACCCCGATTATTACACACCTTCGTCATTTGCTCTTATGTGGTTGAAGAGAATGCTGTGGTGTGGTGCATTATTTGGATACAtggacagagagagagagaaagagagagagagacacagAGAGAATGGCAAGTATATAATAATCGATCGAGTCGGCTCATTCATCTCAGGCTGATTCTCACGGTCCGGGTAAGGCATGATCGTGGATACAAGGTATGAAAACGCGATTTTCCGTGGTAATTGATCCCCGCATTTCCAcgtgttacttttttttgccAGATATAGGTATCGTGTATAAGTCAACGAGCTTGGTTGGTCGGGGCGGTGTGAAACCCGTTGATGTATTCCGGCCTCGGGGTACGACTgcggtataaaaaatgaactgaGTCATATGTCAAGTCGCGGTACAAAATGAACTCTTGTGTTATAATGATAATCCACCGTAAATGTACATAGCGATAAATTTTCTCCTCGAGACTAGGCGACGGTCAACGGTCGTTTATGAAAAGTCTGGTGTCTTAATTGAAGCGCGCAGATGTCGTTGTCATTCTCCGAGGAACAACGTCACCCTGAATTATGAAACAGCCAGCTTGGATAGATACGGTGTGTTTACACACCGAGCTGCAGAAACACACATGTGTGACCTCGTGATGCTTCGTGGGGGGGTTTCTTCTCCATCCCAGCCTGCAGCGCAAGACAACCGCCTAGAAGTAGAATGAGTTTcatatacgcgtatatatgTTCCAAGGATCGGCATCAGAAGCCACCGTGGGAATAAGTCAAGACTCGTTGTTTACCGTTGCTCGCTGCAGTATCGCGGACTGAGTATAATTCCAAGTTAACAAACCGCGACCACCTTCCATCCATGCCTCCGCACCGCCGTGCAATTCGTACTCATAGACTGCAACTGTACGGACATTTGTCCATGTAACGTCTGCAGCTGACTGACTGTCCCATGGATATTCTTATCACCTCGCAACGGAGGCCGATCAGGAAGGACCGAGCATACGCCAAAATACTGGGACAGCGGGAACGCTGCGGAAGTCACGCAGTCGATACGTGCCAAAATTACCGAtcgtctcattgtcagtgtcAGATAGTCGTTTCATTGACAAAGTTAACGGAGGCGACCATGCGTCGGGAGGTTCTGCAATCGAATGACGCAACACCGAAATCTTTTGTCTCGTGGTCTCGTCCTTTCTCTGTGACAGTAAGTGTGGTCCACAAAGGCGTCAGAAGCAGAAGGAACATGGATCGCAGCTAGTGGAGCAAGGAAGGATCACTCCCGTCGTGAGGCCAGGTTATTCGGATATCACGAAGTGGTTCGGACGCGCATCGAAGGGTTCGTTTCAACTGACGaccgctttttttttatcccgatCCTGACGTACCACGCGGACGTTGCGTGACGGTTTTCCTCGGGTGTAGGAGAGCCAGATCAAAACATTGAAACTATTGCCCTGGAACGCGGCCGAGTCTCCGGCGGAAAGAGGACAAGACTTGTTCCGTCGAAGGGCCGACTTGCAACGGTGGCGGATGAACTGTCCGAATGGGGTTCCAAAGGCTTGGACTACCGCTGACTGGATGGTGGACAGAACTTTTCCATTAACGAAAATTGAGCGTGATGAACCCTGGAGCCGAAATGTGGTCaggtataaataataagtGCGAAGACCTCTGCTGGTTTCGTCTTTGTACCAAAGATTTGCAGACTCAATGATCTGTCACCGAGACGAATCGTCGATCTCTGCATCCGGAAGAATCTCGCCGATCCTGGAGAACTGTTGCAGGAAAGACGATGACCGGACGTTGCTCCGTTGGTCGGATTGAATAAGACCCGTGAAGATCGAAATTAGCCGGGAAGTATATTGACAAAAATCGAGGGATTCTGTTCACGGTTTCCCGACCGATTCCTTTCTCGATCACTGCTGGTCTTGGAAAACCGGTGCAGCATTTGGTTCGATTATCCGTCGTAGTGCGAGAGTCTTTCAAAGAACGTTAGAAAAACGGCAATGCTCTCGAGTTCCAGGCGCGTGCTTAACACGCCAGCCTTCGAGCACGTCTCATCGAACGGATCGCGATCACGCCGATCTGCCGATCTTTCCACCAGGCCGCGCAGCACCGTGCGATTTTTCGGTAAATAATAACGTGAGCGAGAGGTAAATCAAGTACAAAGTCAAGTGCCGAGGAGTGTGTGCAATAGCTGGAGGCTCGTTTGTTCCGCCAGGAACATCGGTATGCGTGTAACGTCGGAACGAGGCGGAGACGGGTATTTGACGTCCGTGAGTTGTACCAACGTTTCGAAAAACATCTCGATCCTGCGAAGCACGATTCGCAATGCGATACATGACCGATTTTCCCGCCTCCGATGCACCTCGACTGCAACGGTACCGTGGGAAAGTGTCTACTGTGCGTCGATCGTTAGGTGATAATAATTCCGCGATCACAGTTAGACCGGAGTTCAAATGATAATCGAAGGTGCAATTAACCGGT is a window of Neodiprion fabricii isolate iyNeoFabr1 chromosome 6, iyNeoFabr1.1, whole genome shotgun sequence DNA encoding:
- the LOC124184615 gene encoding protein neuralized isoform X3 → MLIEMGQSSSNTGHSAPRSSSGGTNNLPPLTFHRVHGDNIRLCNGGTIARRHESFCKGVTFSARPVRIGEKVCVKFLEISDNWSGVIRFGFTANDPVNLRSGLPKYACPDLTNKPGYWAKALAERFAERDTVLFYYVTSAGDVHFGVNGEEKGVFFSSVETRGPLWAIIDVYGNSTAIEFVDPNRQHFNNVKRGADHSNEDNAQHSRHSAMDDASNAGRDVERIIVPTMQSMSIHHEPDVDLPGLRFQPSGVVFKSLPFHSTRGRNICFSNQQCVATRSDTEFCHGYAFTGRPLLLGERLVVQILATEPMYVGALALGLTSCDPSKLTAEDLPDDSDLLLDRPEYWVVSKDVASCPQPGDEIAFTVTHYGEVQMSKNGGAPSVVMHVDQSLQLWAFVDVYGSTQRVRMLASRPTSPPRQQRQAAAPAGTQHSNHSNAATELSRFSEMVQFKPAVGGGTVLVVNLPPQGGYPAPSPPTPQQPVYASAASSHRNPPPIHHPPPPPPAAVAVSHPGSSRQSPPLTGTMISTGSSTYVDPVSYQTLDGTLTSQASSHLQQWSEGLQPTPGQPSECSICYERNIDSVLYICGHMCMCYPCAIQQWRGKGGGHCPLCRAIIRDVIRIYRS
- the LOC124184615 gene encoding protein neuralized isoform X4 codes for the protein MKYRRGNVRRTAKAPRSSSGGTNNLPPLTFHRVHGDNIRLCNGGTIARRHESFCKGVTFSARPVRIGEKVCVKFLEISDNWSGVIRFGFTANDPVNLRSGLPKYACPDLTNKPGYWAKALAERFAERDTVLFYYVTSAGDVHFGVNGEEKGVFFSSVETRGPLWAIIDVYGNSTAIEFVDPNRQHFNNVKRGADHSNEDNAQHSRHSAMDDASNAGRDVERIIVPTMQSMSIHHEPDVDLPGLRFQPSGVVFKSLPFHSTRGRNICFSNQQCVATRSDTEFCHGYAFTGRPLLLGERLVVQILATEPMYVGALALGLTSCDPSKLTAEDLPDDSDLLLDRPEYWVVSKDVASCPQPGDEIAFTVTHYGEVQMSKNGGAPSVVMHVDQSLQLWAFVDVYGSTQRVRMLASRPTSPPRQQRQAAAPAGTQHSNHSNAATELSRFSEMVQFKPAVGGGTVLVVNLPPQGGYPAPSPPTPQQPVYASAASSHRNPPPIHHPPPPPPAAVAVSHPGSSRQSPPLTGTMISTGSSTYVDPVSYQTLDGTLTSQASSHLQQWSEGLQPTPGQPSECSICYERNIDSVLYICGHMCMCYPCAIQQWRGKGGGHCPLCRAIIRDVIRIYRS
- the LOC124184615 gene encoding protein neuralized isoform X1, yielding MGVSGDCAVRSASSRSHPCHCCSHAASANASASSQHHHNHHQHHHHGHNNNNNNNNNNNNNNNNNNNHHNSKTTDNHHHQNGADTVGVLAPLRSKMKVLKKLKRKMGLAPRSSSGGTNNLPPLTFHRVHGDNIRLCNGGTIARRHESFCKGVTFSARPVRIGEKVCVKFLEISDNWSGVIRFGFTANDPVNLRSGLPKYACPDLTNKPGYWAKALAERFAERDTVLFYYVTSAGDVHFGVNGEEKGVFFSSVETRGPLWAIIDVYGNSTAIEFVDPNRQHFNNVKRGADHSNEDNAQHSRHSAMDDASNAGRDVERIIVPTMQSMSIHHEPDVDLPGLRFQPSGVVFKSLPFHSTRGRNICFSNQQCVATRSDTEFCHGYAFTGRPLLLGERLVVQILATEPMYVGALALGLTSCDPSKLTAEDLPDDSDLLLDRPEYWVVSKDVASCPQPGDEIAFTVTHYGEVQMSKNGGAPSVVMHVDQSLQLWAFVDVYGSTQRVRMLASRPTSPPRQQRQAAAPAGTQHSNHSNAATELSRFSEMVQFKPAVGGGTVLVVNLPPQGGYPAPSPPTPQQPVYASAASSHRNPPPIHHPPPPPPAAVAVSHPGSSRQSPPLTGTMISTGSSTYVDPVSYQTLDGTLTSQASSHLQQWSEGLQPTPGQPSECSICYERNIDSVLYICGHMCMCYPCAIQQWRGKGGGHCPLCRAIIRDVIRIYRS
- the LOC124184615 gene encoding protein neuralized isoform X2, whose product is MLDRPMSLSCHRPRRPMTVSRATRVARLRLTANGLAPRSSSGGTNNLPPLTFHRVHGDNIRLCNGGTIARRHESFCKGVTFSARPVRIGEKVCVKFLEISDNWSGVIRFGFTANDPVNLRSGLPKYACPDLTNKPGYWAKALAERFAERDTVLFYYVTSAGDVHFGVNGEEKGVFFSSVETRGPLWAIIDVYGNSTAIEFVDPNRQHFNNVKRGADHSNEDNAQHSRHSAMDDASNAGRDVERIIVPTMQSMSIHHEPDVDLPGLRFQPSGVVFKSLPFHSTRGRNICFSNQQCVATRSDTEFCHGYAFTGRPLLLGERLVVQILATEPMYVGALALGLTSCDPSKLTAEDLPDDSDLLLDRPEYWVVSKDVASCPQPGDEIAFTVTHYGEVQMSKNGGAPSVVMHVDQSLQLWAFVDVYGSTQRVRMLASRPTSPPRQQRQAAAPAGTQHSNHSNAATELSRFSEMVQFKPAVGGGTVLVVNLPPQGGYPAPSPPTPQQPVYASAASSHRNPPPIHHPPPPPPAAVAVSHPGSSRQSPPLTGTMISTGSSTYVDPVSYQTLDGTLTSQASSHLQQWSEGLQPTPGQPSECSICYERNIDSVLYICGHMCMCYPCAIQQWRGKGGGHCPLCRAIIRDVIRIYRS